From Sporosarcina sp. FSL W7-1349, a single genomic window includes:
- a CDS encoding isochorismatase family protein → MKHVWEDVLTPVDKLVIEKGGYGKSRGLGNKPLLVIIDTQHNYVGADKPIEDQLEEWPSGGGSLAWEAIRKIVSLRKLAKENRIPVLYTRNVQKKTSNFDSFAAKASRDNTKYIDGNPAADIISELTPDEDDLVVDKSYASAFFGTPLISYLIKMGIDTLIIVGGSTSGCVRATAVDAVTRNFNVAVIEDAVYDRIQLSHKAGLLDLWMKYCDVIKTEEVEKYLEEICKEANQA, encoded by the coding sequence ATGAAACATGTTTGGGAAGATGTACTAACACCAGTCGACAAGCTAGTTATTGAGAAAGGAGGATACGGCAAAAGCCGCGGCCTGGGGAACAAACCGTTGCTAGTTATTATTGATACCCAGCATAACTACGTTGGAGCAGATAAGCCAATTGAAGATCAATTAGAAGAGTGGCCAAGCGGGGGCGGATCTTTGGCTTGGGAAGCGATCCGCAAAATTGTCAGCTTGCGAAAACTGGCAAAAGAAAATAGAATTCCTGTGCTGTATACGAGAAATGTTCAAAAGAAAACGAGTAATTTTGATTCGTTTGCGGCTAAAGCGTCGCGGGATAATACGAAATACATTGATGGAAACCCAGCAGCTGACATCATTTCCGAGTTGACGCCTGACGAAGATGATTTAGTCGTGGACAAAAGCTATGCAAGCGCTTTTTTCGGCACTCCGCTCATTAGCTATTTGATCAAAATGGGAATCGACACATTAATCATCGTTGGCGGTTCAACTAGTGGTTGTGTACGGGCGACTGCAGTCGACGCGGTAACCCGCAATTTCAATGTCGCTGTCATCGAAGATGCCGTTTATGACCGGATTCAGCTGTCCCATAAAGCCGGACTGCTCGATCTGTGGATGAAATATTGCGATGTAATCAAAACGGAAGAAGTGGAAAAGTATTTGGAGGAAATTTGCAAGGAGGCGAATCAGGCGTGA